Proteins encoded together in one Rhizobacter sp. J219 window:
- the gap gene encoding type I glyceraldehyde-3-phosphate dehydrogenase translates to MTIKIGINGFGRIGRMVLRAAVANFKDVQIVGINDLLEPDYLAYMLQYDSVHGRFDGEVKVDGNTLIVNGQKIRLTAVKDPAELKWNEVGADIVVESTGLFLTKETAQKHIDAGAKKVVMSAPSKDDTPMFVFGVNDKSYKGEAIISNASCTTNCLAPLAKVLNDKWGIKRGLMTTVHAATATQKTVDGPSNKDWRGGRGILENIIPSSTGAAKAVGVVIPELNKKLTGMSFRVPTSDVSVVDLTVELVKEATYKEICAEMKAQSEGAMKGVLGYTEDKVVATDFRGDPRTSIFDAEAGIALDGTFVKLVSWYDNEWGYSNKVLEMVRVIAK, encoded by the coding sequence ATGACCATCAAGATCGGCATCAACGGCTTCGGCCGCATCGGGCGCATGGTGCTGCGCGCCGCCGTCGCCAACTTCAAGGACGTCCAGATCGTCGGCATCAACGACCTGCTGGAGCCCGACTACCTCGCGTACATGCTGCAGTACGACTCGGTGCACGGCCGCTTCGACGGTGAGGTCAAGGTCGACGGCAACACGCTGATCGTCAACGGCCAGAAGATCCGCCTCACCGCCGTGAAGGACCCGGCCGAGCTGAAGTGGAACGAGGTCGGTGCCGACATCGTCGTCGAATCGACCGGCCTCTTCCTCACCAAGGAAACCGCGCAGAAGCACATCGACGCCGGCGCCAAGAAGGTGGTGATGTCGGCCCCGTCGAAGGACGACACGCCGATGTTCGTCTTCGGCGTGAACGACAAGTCGTACAAGGGCGAGGCCATCATCTCCAACGCCTCGTGCACCACCAACTGCCTGGCGCCGCTCGCCAAGGTGCTGAACGACAAGTGGGGCATCAAGCGCGGCCTGATGACCACCGTGCACGCCGCCACCGCCACGCAGAAGACCGTCGACGGCCCGTCGAACAAGGACTGGCGCGGCGGCCGCGGCATCCTCGAGAACATCATCCCGTCGTCGACCGGCGCCGCCAAGGCCGTGGGCGTGGTGATCCCCGAGCTGAACAAGAAGCTGACCGGCATGTCGTTCCGCGTGCCGACCTCCGACGTCTCGGTGGTCGACCTGACCGTCGAACTGGTGAAGGAAGCGACCTACAAGGAAATCTGCGCCGAGATGAAGGCGCAGTCCGAAGGCGCGATGAAGGGCGTGCTGGGCTACACCGAAGACAAGGTCGTCGCGACCGACTTCCGTGGCGACCCGCGCACCTCGATCTTCGACGCCGAAGCCGGCATTGCGCTCGACGGCACCTTCGTCAAGCTCGTGTCCTGGTACGACAACGAGTGGGGCTACTCCAACAAGGTGCTGGAGATGGTGCGCGTCATCGCCAAGTGA
- a CDS encoding S8 family peptidase: MRKSWPAAVALALLAPLGLHSPPLQAQSAPAAAPNARVIVQFKAGSALLNERPQAQSAGVSRAQALGQRMGLRLSSGRALSERSQVVRATGISSADLARRLAAQPDVEYAEPDLRQRRMAAPDDPRYNSVLLGIGGPVSGQWYLKPPSPTLVSAINAETAWDTTPGSNTVVVAVLDTGVRFDHPDLLAAGVGNLLAGYDMVGGDPSNITAEELATANDNNGYDANAEDPGDWVSSGDLSSGNFDPSDCFVENSSWHGTQTASLVGALTNNAVGMASVGRNVRVLPVRVLGKCGGYTSDIAAGIRWAAGLSVPNVPANANPAKVINMSLGGGGACSTTYQNAITAAIAQGVVVVASAGNSGGLAVSSPANCSGVIAVSGLRHVGTKVGFADLGSEVAISAPGGNCVNTTGTCLYPIITATNSGTTTPSTSTYTDGDNAAVGTSFSAPLVAGTVGLMFSVNSSMTVSEVRAALQGSARVFPNTGGGLTTTTCRAPDNTAQDECYCTTSTCGAGMLDTNAAVLAAQRGLQARITQSVATPAATQALTLSVANSYVVSPRTLTTYQWTLVDGGGIVTSLGTSTTGPTVTVTPTAAGRFRVSVTVTDSTGAQSTTEQAMTVGAAPLAVGGGGWRRRWGLGPRLAGRSRDGGVGPADPAEPRLLPEGVAPPAMR; encoded by the coding sequence ATGCGCAAATCCTGGCCCGCCGCGGTCGCCCTCGCCTTGCTGGCACCGCTGGGCCTTCATTCGCCGCCGCTGCAGGCGCAGAGTGCGCCGGCGGCCGCGCCGAACGCGCGGGTGATCGTCCAGTTCAAAGCCGGCTCCGCGCTGCTGAATGAGCGTCCCCAGGCTCAATCCGCCGGTGTCTCGCGTGCACAGGCGCTTGGGCAGCGGATGGGGTTGCGCCTCAGCTCCGGCCGAGCGTTGAGCGAGCGCTCCCAAGTCGTTAGGGCCACCGGCATCAGCTCGGCCGACCTGGCCCGCCGGCTGGCGGCGCAGCCCGATGTCGAATATGCAGAGCCAGATCTGCGACAGCGTCGCATGGCCGCGCCCGACGACCCGCGCTACAACTCGGTTCTGCTGGGCATTGGCGGGCCGGTGTCAGGCCAGTGGTATCTGAAGCCGCCGAGTCCGACGCTGGTTTCGGCAATCAACGCCGAGACCGCGTGGGACACCACCCCCGGCAGCAACACAGTAGTGGTGGCCGTGCTCGACACCGGCGTGCGTTTCGACCACCCTGATCTGCTCGCGGCGGGCGTTGGCAACCTGCTGGCTGGCTACGACATGGTCGGCGGCGACCCTTCCAATATCACTGCCGAGGAGTTGGCGACGGCCAACGACAACAACGGCTACGACGCCAACGCCGAGGATCCGGGGGATTGGGTCAGCAGCGGGGATCTCTCCAGCGGCAATTTCGACCCCAGCGATTGTTTTGTGGAAAACAGCAGCTGGCACGGCACGCAGACCGCCAGCCTGGTCGGAGCCCTGACCAACAACGCCGTCGGCATGGCCAGCGTCGGGCGCAACGTGCGCGTGCTGCCGGTGCGGGTGCTCGGCAAGTGTGGCGGCTACACCTCCGATATCGCGGCGGGGATTCGCTGGGCAGCCGGACTGTCCGTTCCCAACGTGCCGGCCAACGCCAACCCAGCGAAGGTCATCAACATGAGCCTGGGTGGCGGCGGGGCTTGCTCGACGACCTATCAGAACGCGATCACCGCAGCCATCGCCCAAGGTGTCGTGGTCGTGGCGTCCGCCGGCAACAGCGGCGGCCTGGCAGTGTCTTCGCCCGCAAACTGCAGCGGCGTGATCGCCGTCAGCGGCCTGCGCCACGTCGGCACCAAGGTGGGCTTTGCCGATCTCGGGTCGGAGGTCGCCATTTCGGCACCGGGCGGCAATTGCGTGAACACGACCGGCACCTGCCTGTACCCGATCATCACGGCCACCAACAGTGGTACGACCACACCGTCGACCTCGACCTATACCGACGGCGACAACGCCGCCGTCGGCACCAGCTTTTCGGCACCACTGGTAGCCGGCACTGTGGGCCTGATGTTCTCGGTGAACTCGAGCATGACGGTCAGCGAGGTGCGTGCCGCGCTGCAGGGCAGCGCGCGAGTCTTCCCCAACACCGGCGGCGGCTTGACCACCACCACCTGCCGTGCGCCCGACAACACCGCCCAGGACGAGTGCTACTGCACCACCAGCACCTGTGGTGCCGGCATGCTCGACACCAATGCTGCGGTGCTCGCGGCCCAGCGCGGCCTGCAGGCCCGCATCACCCAGAGCGTCGCGACGCCGGCAGCCACGCAGGCGCTGACGCTGAGCGTCGCCAACAGCTACGTCGTGAGCCCGCGCACTCTCACGACGTACCAGTGGACCCTCGTCGACGGCGGCGGCATCGTCACCAGCCTGGGCACGAGCACCACCGGGCCGACCGTGACGGTGACCCCGACGGCCGCAGGGCGTTTCCGTGTCAGCGTCACCGTCACCGACAGCACAGGCGCCCAATCCACCACGGAGCAGGCGATGACCGTCGGGGCCGCGCCGCTCGCCGTCGGAGGCGGGGGGTGGCGGCGGCGGTGGGGGCTTGGGCCTCGTCTGGCTGGCCGGTCTCGCGATGGCGGTGTTGGCCCTGCAGATCCAGCGGAACCGCGCTTGCTCCCTGAAGGTGTCGCGCCGCCGGCGATGAGGTGA
- a CDS encoding S8 family serine peptidase has protein sequence MCCRCAWRASAGRRCSTSPTACAGPRASRWRGAPVNLNPARIVNISFGGSAPCGSLYQSTVNELASLGVVVVAAAGNERGAVTRPASCSGVVGVAALARDGLKASYSNFGPQVTVSTVGGDPGVDDGLLTLLNTGMQSPGADSYGNVFGTSFATPVVSGVVSLMLSVNEQLTVAQVIAGLRATALPHVQSSSGVPACSSANPDVCVCTTSTCGAGVLDAPGALAYAASPPSPGRSGDEGGGALGWMWLLGLALAVAALAALRQPIRAGRRG, from the coding sequence GTGTGCTGCCGGTGCGCGTGGCGGGCAAGTGCGGGGCGACGGTGCTCGACATCACCGACGGCATGCGCTGGGCCGCGGGCCTCACGGTGGCGGGGGGCGCCGGTCAACCTCAACCCGGCGCGCATCGTCAACATCAGCTTCGGCGGCAGCGCGCCCTGCGGCAGCCTTTACCAGAGCACGGTCAACGAGCTGGCGAGCCTGGGCGTGGTGGTGGTCGCCGCGGCCGGCAACGAGAGAGGCGCGGTGACACGCCCGGCGAGCTGCAGCGGCGTGGTCGGCGTGGCCGCCTTGGCGCGCGACGGCCTCAAGGCCTCGTATTCCAACTTCGGCCCGCAGGTCACCGTCTCGACCGTCGGCGGCGACCCGGGTGTCGACGACGGCCTGCTCACGCTGCTCAACACCGGCATGCAGTCGCCGGGCGCCGACAGCTACGGCAACGTGTTCGGCACCAGCTTCGCAACGCCGGTGGTGTCGGGCGTGGTCAGCCTGATGCTGAGCGTCAACGAGCAGCTCACGGTGGCCCAGGTCATCGCCGGCCTGCGCGCGACGGCGCTGCCGCATGTGCAGTCGTCGAGCGGCGTGCCGGCATGCTCGTCGGCCAACCCCGACGTGTGCGTGTGCACCACCAGCACCTGCGGTGCCGGCGTGCTCGATGCGCCGGGCGCGCTGGCGTATGCCGCGTCGCCGCCTTCCCCGGGCAGGTCGGGCGACGAAGGGGGCGGCGCGCTCGGGTGGATGTGGCTGCTGGGCCTCGCGCTCGCGGTGGCGGCGCTGGCCGCGCTGCGTCAGCCGATCAGGGCCGGGCGCAGGGGATGA
- a CDS encoding biotin--[acetyl-CoA-carboxylase] ligase has translation MSQSHALQWGAESLWQRLEPLLPGLSIEVVARSVSTNSALLERARVRAEPPTDELVQVRRSVESGAFGRRAADVQPCLLVAEHQTGGRGRLGRTWQSSVGASLTFSLSLPLNPADWSGLSLAVGVAIADALDPTGPAPRVGLKWPNDLWLMDPQAALGAPPGRKLGGILIETVTAGPVRLAVVGIGLNVLPQPLEDLSSGYACLQELDAATSAPSALAQVAEPLVRALKAFEQHGFAPFAERYAARDLLRGQVVTTTQAGVPTGVAAGISPKGALLVREGETLHEVSSGEVSVRLGLSAEDSR, from the coding sequence ATGAGCCAGAGCCACGCATTGCAATGGGGTGCCGAGTCGCTGTGGCAGCGGCTGGAGCCGCTGTTGCCCGGCCTGAGCATCGAGGTGGTGGCGCGCAGCGTCTCCACCAACAGCGCACTGCTTGAACGGGCGCGCGTGCGGGCCGAGCCGCCGACCGACGAGCTGGTGCAGGTGCGCCGCAGCGTCGAGAGCGGCGCGTTCGGCCGCCGCGCCGCTGACGTCCAGCCCTGCTTGCTGGTGGCCGAGCACCAGACCGGCGGCCGGGGCCGTCTAGGGCGCACCTGGCAATCCAGCGTCGGCGCCTCGCTGACGTTTTCTTTGTCGCTGCCGCTCAATCCGGCCGACTGGTCGGGCCTGTCGCTGGCGGTCGGCGTGGCGATCGCCGACGCGCTCGATCCCACCGGCCCGGCCCCCCGCGTGGGCCTCAAGTGGCCCAACGACCTGTGGCTGATGGACCCGCAAGCGGCGCTTGGCGCTCCACCGGGGCGCAAGCTGGGCGGCATCCTGATCGAGACGGTGACGGCCGGGCCGGTACGCCTGGCGGTGGTCGGCATCGGCCTGAACGTGTTGCCGCAGCCGCTGGAAGACCTGAGCAGCGGCTACGCCTGCCTGCAGGAACTCGACGCCGCGACCAGCGCCCCGAGCGCTCTGGCGCAGGTGGCCGAGCCGCTGGTGAGAGCGCTGAAGGCGTTCGAGCAGCACGGCTTCGCCCCGTTTGCCGAACGCTACGCCGCCCGCGACCTGTTGCGCGGCCAGGTTGTCACCACCACCCAGGCGGGCGTGCCGACCGGCGTGGCCGCCGGCATTTCGCCCAAGGGCGCGCTGCTGGTGCGTGAAGGCGAGACGCTGCACGAGGTGAGCAGCGGCGAGGTGAGCGTGCGGCTCGGTCTGAGCGCCGAGGACAGCCGCTGA
- a CDS encoding SET domain-containing protein codes for MTQARRAASPTLATKAPSGGKRIQVRRSGVHGKGVYAIAPIAKGETIIEYKGETISWPEALRRHPHDPNDPNHTFYFSLDSGDAIDANVGGNSARWINHACNPNCEADEQNGRVFIKALRAIKPGEELFYDYGLTIDEPYTAKLKKEYECRCGAKNCRGTMLSPKR; via the coding sequence ATGACGCAAGCCCGCCGCGCCGCCAGCCCCACCCTCGCCACGAAGGCGCCTTCTGGCGGCAAGCGCATCCAGGTCCGCCGCAGCGGCGTGCACGGCAAGGGCGTGTACGCCATCGCCCCCATCGCCAAGGGCGAGACCATCATCGAATACAAGGGCGAGACCATCTCCTGGCCCGAGGCGCTGCGCCGGCACCCGCACGACCCCAACGACCCGAACCACACCTTCTATTTCTCGCTCGACAGCGGCGATGCGATCGATGCCAACGTGGGCGGCAACTCGGCCCGCTGGATCAACCACGCCTGCAACCCCAACTGCGAGGCGGACGAGCAGAATGGCCGTGTGTTCATCAAGGCCTTGCGGGCCATCAAGCCGGGCGAGGAGCTGTTTTACGACTACGGCCTCACGATTGATGAGCCCTACACGGCCAAGTTGAAGAAAGAATACGAGTGCCGCTGCGGCGCGAAGAATTGCCGCGGCACCATGCTGTCGCCGAAACGCTGA